In one Saimiri boliviensis isolate mSaiBol1 chromosome 3, mSaiBol1.pri, whole genome shotgun sequence genomic region, the following are encoded:
- the LOC120367744 gene encoding speedy protein E4-like isoform X3: MVIAYFSHAGLFSWQYRHIHFFLALYLANDMEEDDEASKQAIFYFLYGKNLSQRPLFQKLRFQFFCSMCWRAWVSPQELEENTGPRGDADFQQEVYSNANGRHWEGREEPFVQIIWKNLEVPGLF, translated from the exons ATGGTCATAGCATATTTTAGCCATGCCGGCCTCTTCTCCTGGCAATACCGACACATTCATTTCTTCCTGGCCCT CTACCTGGCCAATGACATGGAGGAGGATGATGAGGCTTCCAAACAAGCCATCTTCTACTTCCTGTATGGGAAGAACCTCTCCCAGCGCCCCTTGTTCCAGAAGCTTCGGTTCCAGTTCTTCTGTTCTATGTGCTGGAGAGCTTGGGTTTCCCCACAGGAGTTggaggag AACACTGGGCCCAGGGGAGATGCAGATTTTCAGCAGGAAGTTTATTCCAATGCTAATGGAAGAcactgggaaggaagagaggaaccATTTGTGCAGATCATCTGGAAGAACCTAGAAGTACCTGGACTGTTCTAG
- the LOC141584091 gene encoding uncharacterized protein LOC141584091 encodes MAPPTSVHQATRPPAFSSASLIPAAGSGAAEREAWLRAGGRLGGARAAVVWLRWRCRAGCRIPGRARRGSARSWTASGASAITSPTTGAGASWSSVWPHPGHAGSLQLQEHLPGLVAMPFCQLGMVRTGSDPAGVVDPGPAHKSGAEDWQCPLLCHCDIPRVTLSRTQTLTSARWDYSSLSFRSRHPPPASMTSPSPPAWSKTVVTEKWAQGTFRLNPNEEDIHIASEHCLKVVMDLRPWMRLHALRPPLGAHQDHGGSDRGNMTSSSQGTPTCRGPSPFTGATGF; translated from the exons ATGGCGCCGCCGACCTCAGTACATCAAGCGACACGCCCGCCGGCGTTCTCCAGCGCTTCCCTTATTCCCGCAGCCGGAAGCGGAGCGGCCGAGCGGGAAGCCTGGCTTCGGGCGGGTGGTCGTCTGGGCGGCGCTCGGGCCGCGGTTGTGTGGCTGCGCTGGCGCTGCAGGGCGGGATGCCGTATCCCCGGGAGAGCCCGTCGCGGGAGCGCAAGGAGCTGGACGGCCTCTGGAGCATCCGCGATAACTTCTCCGACGACCGGCGCCGGGGCTTCCTGGAGCAGTG TCTGGCCCCACCCTGGACATGCAGGTTCTCTCCAGCTTCAAGAACATCTGCCAGGACTGGTGGCTATGCCATTTTGTCAGCTGGGTATGGTACGAACAGGAAGTGACCCTGCTGGAGTGGTGGACCCAGGACCTGCACACAAGAGTGGTGCTGAGGATTGGCAGTGCCCACTCCTATGCCACTGTG ATATCCCAAGGGTTACTTTGTCCAGAACACAGACTTTGACTTCAGCTCGGTGGGACTACAGCAGTCTGAGCTTCCGTTCACGACACCCACCACCTGCATCGAtgacatcaccatcaccaccagcgTGGAGCAAGACAGTG GTGACTGAGAAGTGGGCCCAGGGCACCTTCAGACTCAACCCCAATGAAGAGGACATCCACATAGCTAGCGAGCACTGCCTGAAG GTGGTCATGGACCTTAGGCCATGGATGCGGCTCCATGCTCTCCGGCCTCCTCTGGGAGCTCATCAGGACCATGGTGGATCTGACAGAG GGAATATGACATCCTCTTCCCAGGGTACACCCACCTGCAGAGGGCCCAGCCCCTTCACTGGAGCCACTGGATTCTGA